One window from the genome of Paraclostridium sordellii encodes:
- a CDS encoding sugar transferase, with the protein MENNGSVLQMDEQSIKENLTELSNNVSIIYLVLKRLLDIGGALAGIILLSPLFVIVAILIKLEDPKGNVFFRQERCGQYPRKFKMLKFRSMVHNAEDLLEELQHLNEQTGPVFKIKEDPRITRVGKFIRKTSIDELPQLFNILKGDMSLVGPRPPIPREVEEYDEYQMQRLAVKPGLTCYWQVGGRNSIDFDEWVELDVNYIKDRSILLDIKLIFKTFFVLFGDDNAS; encoded by the coding sequence ATGGAAAACAACGGCTCTGTTCTTCAAATGGATGAGCAAAGCATAAAAGAGAACTTGACAGAGTTAAGTAATAACGTAAGTATAATTTACCTAGTATTAAAAAGATTACTTGATATAGGTGGAGCTTTAGCTGGAATTATATTATTATCGCCATTATTTGTAATAGTAGCAATACTTATAAAGCTAGAAGATCCAAAGGGAAATGTGTTTTTTAGGCAAGAAAGATGTGGACAATATCCTAGAAAATTTAAAATGTTAAAATTTAGATCTATGGTTCACAATGCAGAAGACTTATTAGAAGAATTGCAACACTTAAATGAGCAAACAGGACCAGTATTTAAAATAAAAGAAGATCCAAGAATAACTAGGGTTGGTAAATTTATAAGAAAAACAAGTATAGATGAACTGCCACAGTTATTTAACATACTAAAAGGAGATATGAGTTTAGTTGGACCAAGACCTCCAATTCCAAGAGAAGTAGAAGAATATGATGAATATCAAATGCAAAGATTAGCTGTAAAACCAGGACTAACATGTTATTGGCAAGTGGGTGGAAGAAACAGTATTGACTTTGATGAATGGGTAGAATTAGATGTTAATTATATAAAAGATAGAAGTATTTTGCTAGATATTAAACTTATATTTAAAACATTTTTTGTACTATTTGGAGACGATAATGCATCTTAG
- a CDS encoding mannose-1-phosphate guanylyltransferase yields the protein MLCALIMAGGKGTRFWPLSTEEKPKQFLNLIGEETMIQMTINRIKPIIPIEQIFVCTGERYIDLVREQLPELPDRNIIVEPEGRNTAPCIALSAFVIKKYYYNANMVVLPSDHLIKNEDEFRKVIQSANKFVNENENSIITLGMEPTRPEVGYGYIRYSLDERVINENEVIKVEAFVEKPNKENAKEYLMNGNYLWNGGMFLWSVDNVLNQIKVHSSETYRALEKIEEIPNEHLQSFINENYEYTEAISIDYALLEKSDDVYVIPSSFGWDDVGSWEALDRYREKDSSGNVLVGSAKVVNSGSNLVISSNHNIVVEGLDDIYVIESDGKILIGPKSNVANVKELKEII from the coding sequence ATGCTATGTGCTTTAATAATGGCTGGGGGAAAAGGTACTAGATTCTGGCCTCTTTCAACAGAAGAAAAACCAAAACAGTTTTTAAATTTAATAGGTGAAGAGACTATGATACAAATGACTATTAATAGAATTAAACCTATTATACCAATCGAGCAAATATTTGTATGTACTGGAGAAAGGTATATTGATTTAGTAAGAGAGCAACTACCAGAACTACCAGATAGAAACATAATAGTTGAACCTGAAGGAAGAAATACAGCTCCGTGTATAGCATTATCAGCTTTTGTTATAAAAAAATACTATTATAATGCAAATATGGTAGTACTTCCATCAGACCATTTAATAAAAAATGAAGATGAATTTAGAAAAGTTATACAAAGTGCTAATAAGTTTGTCAATGAAAATGAAAATTCAATAATTACATTAGGGATGGAACCTACAAGACCTGAAGTAGGATATGGATATATAAGATATAGTTTAGATGAAAGAGTTATAAATGAGAATGAAGTTATAAAAGTAGAGGCTTTTGTTGAAAAACCTAATAAAGAAAATGCTAAAGAATATCTAATGAATGGGAATTATCTATGGAACGGTGGAATGTTTTTATGGAGTGTAGATAATGTATTAAATCAAATAAAAGTACACTCAAGTGAAACTTACAGAGCATTAGAAAAAATAGAAGAGATACCAAATGAGCATTTGCAAAGCTTTATAAACGAAAACTATGAATACACTGAAGCTATATCAATAGATTATGCATTACTTGAAAAATCAGATGATGTATATGTAATACCAAGTAGTTTTGGATGGGATGACGTAGGAAGTTGGGAAGCATTAGACAGATATAGGGAGAAAGATTCGTCAGGAAATGTCTTAGTAGGAAGTGCAAAGGTAGTCAATAGTGGAAGTAATTTAGTTATATCATCAAATCACAATATAGTTGTAGAAGGATTAGATGATATATATGTAATTGAAAGTGATGGGAAAATATTGATAGGACCTAAGTCAAATGTAGCAAATGTAAAAGAACTGAAAGAGATTATATAA
- the gmd gene encoding GDP-mannose 4,6-dehydratase — MKKRKVALITGITGQDGSYLAELLLEKGYEVHGIIRRASTFNTKRIDHLYQDPHEGDVSLFLHYGDITDSSNLNRLIEKIQPDEIYNLAAQSHVGVSFNSPEYTAEATGVSTLRILDAIRETGVKTKFYQASTSELFGGLPDTAPQSEKTPFYPKSPYGVAKLYSYWITVNYRESYDIFACNGILFNHESPRRGETFVTRKITRAVAAIHLGKQDKLYLGNLDAKRDWGHAKDYVEGMWRILQQDKPQDYVLAMNETHTVREFVELAFSELGYQIEWQGSGVDEKGIDKNSGRVLVKVDPRYFRPAEVELLWGDSTKARTELGWEPKYSFIDLVKEMVASDLEELKSGGGYKSRFEN; from the coding sequence ATGAAAAAAAGAAAGGTAGCATTAATAACAGGAATAACAGGACAAGACGGCTCTTATTTAGCAGAACTATTATTAGAAAAGGGATATGAAGTACACGGAATAATAAGAAGAGCCAGTACTTTTAATACAAAAAGAATAGATCATTTATATCAAGATCCACATGAAGGAGATGTAAGTCTATTTTTACATTATGGAGATATAACAGATTCGAGTAACTTAAATAGATTAATAGAAAAAATACAGCCAGATGAAATATATAATTTAGCAGCACAATCTCATGTTGGAGTATCTTTTAACTCTCCAGAGTATACTGCTGAAGCAACAGGAGTAAGTACACTTAGAATATTAGATGCAATAAGAGAAACTGGTGTTAAGACTAAGTTTTATCAAGCCTCAACAAGTGAATTATTTGGAGGATTACCAGATACTGCACCACAAAGTGAAAAAACTCCATTTTATCCTAAAAGTCCATATGGAGTTGCAAAACTTTACTCTTACTGGATAACTGTAAACTATAGAGAGTCTTATGATATATTTGCTTGTAATGGAATTTTATTTAATCACGAATCTCCAAGAAGAGGGGAAACGTTTGTTACTAGAAAGATAACTAGAGCAGTAGCTGCTATACACTTGGGAAAACAAGACAAGTTGTATTTAGGAAATTTAGATGCAAAAAGAGACTGGGGTCATGCCAAGGACTATGTAGAAGGTATGTGGAGGATTTTACAACAGGATAAGCCACAAGATTATGTACTAGCAATGAATGAAACTCATACTGTTAGAGAGTTCGTTGAGCTGGCTTTCTCTGAATTAGGATATCAAATAGAGTGGCAAGGAAGCGGTGTTGATGAAAAAGGTATAGATAAGAATAGTGGAAGAGTTTTAGTTAAGGTAGACCCAAGATATTTTAGACCAGCTGAGGTTGAATTATTATGGGGAGATAGTACTAAGGCTAGAACAGAACTTGGTTGGGAGCCTAAGTATTCTTTTATAGATTTAGTTAAAGAAATGGTTGCTTCTGATTTAGAAGAGTTAAAAAGCGGTGGTGGATATAAGTCTAGGTTTGAGAATTAG
- the fcl gene encoding GDP-L-fucose synthase, whose protein sequence is MNKDSKIYVAGHRGLVGSAIVRNLQDKGFTNIIHRTHEELDLTNQKSVRTFFETERPDYVFLAAAKVGGIHANNTYPADFIYDNLMIQNNIIKASHDFGVKKLLFLGSTCIYPKMAPQPIKEEYLLTGALEETNEAYAVAKIAGLEMCKFFKKQYGDNFISCMPTNLYGPNDNFDLKNSHVLPALIRKFHEAKMNNGDVVEVWGTGTPLREFLYVDDMADACVFLMENYDGEQHVNIGTGEEVSIRQLAETVKEVVGFEGELVFNTDMPDGTPRKLTTVDKLNGLGWKHKVSLNEGIKLAYHWFLENYK, encoded by the coding sequence TTGAATAAAGATTCAAAAATATATGTTGCTGGTCATAGAGGATTAGTTGGTTCAGCTATAGTTAGAAATTTACAAGATAAAGGGTTTACAAATATTATACATAGAACTCATGAAGAATTAGATTTAACTAATCAAAAATCTGTTAGAACTTTCTTTGAAACTGAAAGACCAGATTATGTATTTTTAGCTGCTGCTAAGGTGGGTGGGATACATGCTAATAATACTTATCCAGCAGATTTTATATATGATAATTTAATGATACAAAACAATATAATAAAAGCTTCTCATGATTTTGGAGTTAAAAAATTATTATTCTTAGGAAGTACTTGTATATATCCTAAGATGGCTCCTCAACCAATAAAGGAAGAGTACCTTTTAACTGGAGCTTTAGAAGAAACAAATGAAGCTTATGCTGTGGCAAAAATTGCTGGACTAGAGATGTGTAAGTTTTTTAAAAAACAATATGGAGACAACTTTATAAGTTGTATGCCTACAAACTTATATGGACCTAATGATAATTTTGATTTGAAAAACTCTCATGTATTACCAGCACTTATAAGAAAGTTTCATGAAGCTAAGATGAACAATGGTGATGTTGTTGAGGTTTGGGGAACAGGTACTCCACTTAGAGAGTTTTTATATGTTGATGATATGGCAGATGCTTGTGTGTTCTTAATGGAAAATTATGATGGAGAACAACATGTAAATATAGGTACTGGAGAAGAAGTATCTATAAGACAGTTAGCTGAGACTGTTAAGGAAGTAGTAGGATTTGAAGGTGAGTTAGTATTTAATACTGATATGCCAGATGGTACTCCAAGAAAGTTAACTACTGTAGATAAGCTAAATGGATTAGGATGGAAACACAAGGTGAGTTTAAATGAAGGAATTAAGTTAGCTTACCATTGGTTCTTAGAAAATTATAAATAA
- a CDS encoding acyltransferase, producing the protein MKIMKVLKKIKKVISRFCIKQIAHLDSNLYTKKYTQHLKKYGMNIQGIPRYIATTATFDGNDYSIIHLGNDCVISSEVQFLTHDYSIARGLQAIGKNNPIPNKDELFLKGIYVGENSFIGTRSTLLPGTHIGKNVIVGACSVVKGTIPDNSIVIGNPSKIILNTKEWAEKKYIENEYFIEK; encoded by the coding sequence ATGAAAATTATGAAAGTGTTAAAAAAGATTAAAAAAGTAATCTCAAGATTTTGTATTAAACAAATAGCTCATTTAGACTCTAATTTGTATACAAAGAAATATACACAACATTTAAAAAAATATGGAATGAATATACAAGGTATACCTAGATATATAGCAACTACAGCTACGTTTGATGGAAATGATTACTCAATTATACACCTAGGAAATGACTGTGTTATATCGAGTGAAGTACAATTTTTAACTCATGACTATTCTATTGCACGAGGTCTTCAGGCTATAGGTAAAAATAATCCGATACCAAATAAAGATGAATTGTTTTTGAAAGGAATTTATGTAGGAGAAAATAGTTTTATTGGAACTAGAAGTACCTTACTTCCAGGAACACATATTGGCAAAAATGTTATAGTTGGAGCATGTTCAGTAGTTAAAGGTACTATTCCTGACAATAGTATTGTAATTGGAAATCCATCTAAAATAATACTGAATACAAAAGAATGGGCAGAAAAAAAGTATATTGAAAATGAATATTTTATAGAGAAATAA
- a CDS encoding glycosyltransferase family 4 protein has translation MKKKRILMILNYFYPDVASTGQLMTELCEELQDDFDITVIAGFPNYTGNIPQQYNGKRIVKEKYKDIDILRVRVPEFDKTNKSSRIKYILAYFFNSILAIMKSGKQDIVYSISQPPILGGILGVIGKASKRAKLIYNIQDFNPEQIEAVGYSKNKFIIEAARSLDKFSCRLSNKVLVVGRDMQKTLKNRFNDKNVPDSMVINNWTNEKSIYPLEKDHPRVQEFMKKYNLQDKFVFMYSGNIGLYYDLENIIKVIGQFKDNKDVVFAFVGEGAVKQQLVDYSNDNKVRNIRFIPYQDKEDLIYSLNAADAHIVTNAKGIKGVSVPSKVYGVMATGKSIWAVLEEESEARTLIEECGCGVTCAPEEYDEMKKMIDKLISLDKDELKAMGMRGRKHIEQGYTKEASTNKYKELLKSI, from the coding sequence ATGAAGAAGAAAAGAATATTAATGATATTAAATTATTTTTATCCTGATGTAGCTTCAACTGGGCAGTTAATGACAGAATTATGTGAAGAACTACAAGATGATTTTGATATAACTGTTATAGCTGGATTTCCAAACTATACAGGTAATATACCACAACAATATAACGGGAAAAGAATAGTAAAAGAAAAGTATAAAGATATAGATATCTTAAGAGTTAGAGTCCCAGAGTTTGATAAAACAAATAAATCAAGTAGGATTAAATACATATTGGCTTATTTCTTTAACTCAATATTAGCAATAATGAAATCAGGAAAACAAGATATAGTTTATAGTATATCTCAACCTCCTATATTAGGTGGGATACTAGGTGTAATAGGCAAAGCCTCTAAAAGAGCTAAATTAATATATAATATACAAGATTTTAACCCTGAACAAATTGAAGCGGTGGGATATTCAAAAAATAAATTTATAATTGAAGCTGCACGAAGCTTAGATAAATTTAGTTGTAGATTATCTAATAAGGTATTGGTTGTTGGTAGAGATATGCAAAAAACTCTTAAAAATAGATTTAATGATAAGAATGTACCAGATAGTATGGTTATAAATAACTGGACTAATGAAAAATCAATATATCCTTTAGAAAAAGATCATCCTAGAGTACAAGAATTTATGAAAAAATATAATTTACAGGATAAATTTGTATTTATGTATTCTGGAAATATAGGATTATACTATGATCTTGAAAATATTATCAAAGTTATAGGTCAATTTAAAGATAACAAAGATGTTGTATTTGCATTTGTTGGTGAAGGAGCAGTTAAACAACAGTTAGTTGATTACAGCAATGATAATAAGGTAAGAAACATTAGATTTATACCATATCAAGATAAAGAGGATCTTATATATTCTTTAAATGCAGCAGATGCTCACATAGTAACCAATGCAAAAGGAATAAAAGGAGTATCCGTTCCAAGCAAAGTATATGGAGTAATGGCTACAGGTAAGTCTATATGGGCTGTACTTGAAGAAGAAAGTGAGGCAAGAACTCTTATAGAGGAGTGTGGTTGTGGAGTTACCTGTGCACCAGAAGAATATGATGAAATGAAAAAAATGATAGATAAACTTATATCGCTAGATAAAGATGAATTAAAAGCTATGGGTATGAGAGGGAGAAAACATATAGAGCAAGGCTATACGAAAGAAGCATCAACAAATAAGTATAAAGAATTATTAAAATCAATTTAA
- a CDS encoding acyltransferase: MFKSNYFKLFMKFNKVNFGKNLNLYGTPIIFKKKRSKLNIGENCTIRSSFLSNLVGLSQRTIIVTRTEEANINIGNNVGISGATIYARKGITIGDNTLVGGNTKILDNDFHPIEVEARNRDDKYAIRSKEVTIGKNCFIGCNSLILKGTKIGEGCVVGAGSVVSGEFSSNVVIAGNPAKVIKML; the protein is encoded by the coding sequence ATGTTTAAGAGCAATTACTTTAAATTATTTATGAAGTTTAATAAAGTAAACTTTGGCAAAAACTTAAATCTTTATGGAACTCCAATAATATTTAAGAAAAAAAGATCTAAATTAAATATAGGTGAAAACTGCACAATAAGAAGTAGTTTTCTTTCTAATTTAGTTGGATTAAGTCAAAGAACAATAATAGTTACGAGAACAGAGGAAGCTAATATTAATATAGGTAATAACGTAGGAATTTCAGGAGCTACTATATACGCTAGAAAAGGAATAACTATAGGTGATAATACATTAGTAGGTGGAAATACAAAGATACTAGATAATGACTTTCATCCAATTGAAGTAGAAGCTAGAAATAGAGATGATAAATATGCAATTAGAAGTAAAGAAGTAACTATAGGGAAAAATTGTTTTATAGGGTGTAACTCATTAATATTAAAAGGAACCAAAATTGGAGAGGGATGTGTAGTAGGTGCAGGAAGTGTTGTTAGTGGAGAATTTTCTAGTAATGTAGTTATAGCTGGAAATCCGGCTAAGGTTATAAAAATGCTATAG
- a CDS encoding phospho-sugar mutase, which produces MKYINLYQEWLKDSYFDEETKQELINIKENEKEIEDRFYKNLEFGTGGLRGVIGAGTNRINKYTVRRATFGLANYIIQKSNEEGKQKGVVIAYDSRYKSEEFCIEAAKTLAACGIKAYIFDSLRPTPQLSFAVRHLGCIAGIVITASHNPPEYNGYKVYWSDGGQICPKIGEEIITEINKIEEYSKMPITNEDNELIVTLDESIDIAFIDAVKEQVINQKLIDKVGKDIKIIFTPIHGTGNKPIRNVLDEVGFKNVQVVKEQEMPDPNFSTVKYPNPEEKAVFDIAIEMAKKDGADLIIGTDPDCDRVGVVVKNNEGEYVVLNGNQVGSLLVDYVLTNKEELKNMKNPMIIKTIVTSELGAKIAKSYGVGCIDTLTGFKFIGEKIHEYEENKEAAFIMGYEESYGYLIGTHARDKDGVVSSLLISEMAAYYYDKGMTLYQGLCEIYKKYGYFKEELKSITLKGIDGMEQIKSIMNHFRNSDIAEIAGIKVECLNDYEDGIDNLPKSDVLKFILEDESWIAVRPSGTEPKIKFYFGVSGDNKVNVDNKLEKIMEDITTMIESTNT; this is translated from the coding sequence ATGAAATATATAAATCTTTACCAAGAATGGTTAAAAGATTCTTATTTTGATGAAGAAACGAAACAAGAACTTATAAATATAAAGGAAAATGAAAAAGAAATTGAAGATAGATTCTATAAAAATTTAGAATTTGGAACAGGTGGACTAAGAGGGGTTATAGGAGCTGGGACTAATAGAATAAACAAATATACTGTAAGAAGAGCTACATTTGGACTTGCGAATTACATAATTCAAAAAAGCAATGAAGAAGGAAAACAAAAAGGCGTAGTTATAGCATATGATAGCAGATATAAAAGTGAAGAGTTTTGCATAGAAGCTGCAAAAACACTAGCTGCTTGTGGAATAAAAGCATATATATTTGATAGTCTAAGACCAACACCACAGCTTTCATTTGCAGTAAGACACTTAGGTTGTATAGCAGGTATAGTCATAACAGCTAGTCACAATCCACCAGAATATAACGGATACAAAGTATATTGGTCTGATGGTGGTCAAATTTGTCCTAAAATAGGAGAAGAAATAATAACTGAAATTAATAAAATAGAAGAATATAGCAAAATGCCTATAACTAATGAAGATAATGAATTAATAGTAACATTAGATGAAAGTATAGATATAGCATTCATAGATGCAGTAAAAGAACAAGTTATAAACCAAAAGTTAATAGATAAAGTTGGAAAAGACATAAAAATAATATTCACACCAATACATGGAACAGGAAATAAACCTATAAGAAATGTATTAGATGAAGTGGGATTTAAGAATGTTCAAGTTGTAAAAGAACAAGAAATGCCTGATCCAAACTTTTCAACAGTTAAATATCCTAATCCAGAAGAAAAAGCTGTATTTGATATAGCTATAGAAATGGCAAAAAAGGATGGAGCAGACTTAATAATAGGAACTGACCCAGATTGTGATAGAGTTGGAGTTGTTGTAAAAAACAATGAAGGTGAATATGTAGTTTTAAATGGAAATCAAGTTGGATCATTACTTGTAGATTATGTATTAACTAATAAAGAAGAATTAAAAAATATGAAAAACCCTATGATAATTAAAACAATAGTAACTTCAGAACTAGGAGCTAAAATTGCGAAATCATATGGAGTAGGATGTATAGATACTTTAACAGGATTTAAGTTTATAGGTGAGAAAATACATGAATATGAAGAAAATAAAGAAGCTGCATTTATAATGGGATACGAAGAAAGCTATGGATATTTAATAGGAACACATGCTAGGGACAAAGATGGGGTTGTATCATCATTATTAATATCTGAAATGGCAGCTTATTACTATGATAAAGGAATGACTTTATACCAAGGACTTTGTGAAATATACAAAAAATATGGATACTTTAAAGAAGAACTAAAGTCAATCACACTAAAAGGTATAGATGGAATGGAACAAATAAAGTCTATAATGAATCATTTTAGAAATTCTGATATAGCCGAGATAGCAGGTATAAAAGTAGAATGCTTAAACGATTATGAAGATGGAATAGATAACCTACCAAAATCAGATGTACTTAAATTTATATTAGAAGATGAAAGTTGGATAGCTGTTAGACCATCTGGAACAGAGCCTAAGATAAAGTTTTATTTTGGGGTTAGTGGAGATAACAAAGTTAATGTAGATAATAAATTAGAAAAAATCATGGAAGATATAACAACTATGATAGAAAGTACAAACACATAA
- a CDS encoding glycosyltransferase family 2 protein, whose translation MMVDLTVVILTKNEENNLRKCIESFKGIVKRFVIVDSYSDDGTRALCEELSKTVNIDFYENKFIDYATQLNWALANTNIVTKWSMRMDADEELTPELVEEIKVKLPSIEENIKGIVLKRRVYFMGRWIKHGGKYPELLLRIFRTGYGTCEQKLMDEHMILTEGDTSTFKYDIIDNNNKCLEWWTHKHNWYSNREVLDYQQKVLNENESDDLINNNSNKGQAARKRFIKNNGYYKLPLFFRSHLYFIYRYYFRFGFLDGKEGKVYHFLQAYWYRFLVDAKIYECEKFNIRIECQGDLK comes from the coding sequence ATGATGGTAGATTTAACTGTAGTTATACTAACAAAAAATGAAGAGAATAACTTACGAAAATGTATAGAATCATTTAAAGGTATAGTAAAGAGATTTGTCATAGTTGATAGTTATAGTGATGATGGGACAAGAGCTTTATGTGAAGAGTTAAGTAAAACTGTAAATATTGATTTTTATGAGAATAAATTTATAGATTATGCAACACAACTTAACTGGGCATTGGCTAATACAAATATCGTTACGAAATGGTCTATGAGAATGGATGCAGATGAAGAATTAACTCCTGAATTAGTAGAGGAAATAAAAGTAAAACTACCATCTATAGAAGAAAATATAAAAGGAATAGTTTTAAAAAGACGAGTATATTTCATGGGAAGATGGATAAAGCATGGGGGAAAATATCCAGAATTATTACTAAGAATATTTAGAACAGGTTATGGAACTTGTGAGCAAAAACTTATGGATGAGCATATGATTTTGACAGAAGGAGATACCAGTACATTTAAATATGATATTATCGATAATAATAATAAATGCTTAGAGTGGTGGACTCATAAACATAACTGGTATTCTAATCGAGAAGTATTAGACTATCAACAAAAAGTTCTAAATGAAAACGAAAGTGATGATTTAATAAATAATAATTCTAATAAGGGACAAGCTGCAAGAAAGAGATTTATAAAAAATAATGGATATTATAAGTTACCTTTATTTTTTAGATCACATTTATATTTTATATATAGATATTATTTTAGATTTGGATTTTTAGATGGAAAAGAAGGAAAAGTATATCACTTTTTACAAGCATATTGGTATAGATTCTTAGTTGATGCTAAGATTTATGAGTGTGAAAAATTTAATATAAGAATAGAATGTCAGGGTGACTTGAAATAA
- a CDS encoding CpsD/CapB family tyrosine-protein kinase, which yields MNIVAFKEPKSPISEAYRSIRTNIQFSNIDKNIQTILFTSSKQDEGKTTVVANMGVSFAALEGKKVLIIDADLRNPSIHRKFNLTNTYGLTEVLSGQKDLKKAIQNTEVNNLQILTTGKMPPNPSEMLESKKMKEFARELEESYDYIFIDSPPIGVITDAGSIANYSDATVLVVGSGETDIEMAKITKLRLEKVKANIIGVVLNKYVGEDGAYGYYSYCYEQNDGSRRARHKKKNKK from the coding sequence ATGAACATAGTAGCATTTAAAGAACCAAAATCACCTATTTCAGAAGCTTATAGAAGTATAAGAACTAATATACAATTTTCAAACATAGACAAAAACATACAAACAATACTTTTTACAAGCAGTAAGCAAGATGAAGGAAAAACAACTGTTGTAGCAAATATGGGAGTAAGTTTTGCAGCATTAGAAGGAAAAAAAGTACTAATAATTGATGCAGATCTTCGAAATCCTAGTATTCACAGAAAGTTTAATTTAACTAATACTTATGGACTAACAGAGGTACTAAGTGGACAAAAGGATTTAAAAAAAGCAATACAAAACACAGAAGTAAACAACTTACAGATACTAACAACTGGTAAGATGCCGCCAAATCCATCAGAAATGTTAGAATCTAAAAAAATGAAAGAATTTGCAAGAGAATTAGAAGAAAGTTATGACTATATATTTATAGACTCGCCACCTATAGGAGTTATAACTGATGCAGGATCTATAGCCAATTATTCAGATGCAACAGTATTGGTTGTTGGAAGTGGAGAAACGGATATAGAGATGGCAAAAATAACAAAGTTAAGACTAGAAAAAGTAAAAGCTAATATCATAGGAGTTGTATTAAATAAATACGTAGGAGAAGATGGTGCTTATGGATATTATAGTTACTGCTATGAACAAAATGATGGAAGCAGAAGAGCTAGACATAAAAAGAAAAATAAAAAATAA
- a CDS encoding glycosyltransferase family 4 protein, with translation MANGKKNILIIMGRYLPGYKDGGPVRSIKNLVDYLGDEYNFMILTCDRDHGDIEPYPNIKVNDWNEIGKAKVYYVPPKGFKFSIIKKLSKQVDIIYCCGCFNDYAINTLLLNRIGLIKPPLVVASMGLFSPLEFSLKYKKKKIFTTIFNKLGMFKDIYWSATSEIEINHIKQQIKTNNNFFIAEDLPRKIYSANIFKKKESGELKVVWISRIAHKKNLKGAIKIIKKLKCNVEFSIYGPKHIQEYWNECESELRTLPNNIRWSWKGSVETEEVVNVLKQHHVFLFPTFGENYGHVIQEALSAGCPVILSDQTPWQDLEKNGAGYVFPIDDDEKFVLALEKYAYMGDIEFKSHVDKALNYIITNNKDKVKNTGYRDIFK, from the coding sequence ATGGCGAATGGTAAAAAAAACATATTGATTATAATGGGTCGTTATTTGCCTGGCTATAAAGATGGCGGACCTGTGCGATCAATTAAGAATTTAGTTGATTACCTTGGAGACGAGTATAATTTCATGATTCTTACTTGCGATAGAGATCATGGAGATATAGAACCATATCCTAATATTAAGGTTAATGATTGGAATGAAATTGGCAAAGCAAAAGTTTATTATGTTCCACCAAAGGGATTTAAATTTTCTATAATTAAGAAATTATCAAAACAGGTAGATATCATATATTGTTGTGGTTGTTTTAACGATTATGCAATTAACACACTACTACTTAATAGGATAGGACTAATAAAGCCTCCTTTAGTAGTAGCATCAATGGGACTATTTTCACCATTAGAATTTAGTCTTAAATATAAAAAGAAAAAAATATTTACTACAATATTTAATAAACTAGGTATGTTCAAAGACATATATTGGTCAGCTACATCAGAAATAGAGATTAATCATATCAAACAACAAATTAAAACAAATAATAACTTTTTTATCGCTGAAGATTTACCAAGAAAAATATATTCTGCAAATATATTTAAGAAGAAAGAAAGTGGGGAGTTAAAAGTTGTTTGGATATCTAGGATAGCTCATAAAAAAAATTTAAAGGGTGCAATAAAAATTATTAAAAAATTAAAATGTAATGTTGAATTCAGTATATATGGTCCCAAACATATTCAAGAATACTGGAATGAGTGTGAGTCCGAACTAAGAACTCTTCCAAACAATATAAGATGGAGTTGGAAAGGCAGTGTTGAAACAGAAGAGGTTGTAAATGTACTTAAACAGCACCATGTATTTTTATTCCCTACATTTGGAGAAAACTATGGGCATGTAATTCAAGAAGCTTTATCTGCTGGATGTCCTGTCATTTTATCAGATCAAACTCCATGGCAAGATTTAGAGAAAAATGGAGCTGGATATGTATTTCCTATAGATGATGATGAGAAGTTTGTATTGGCTTTAGAAAAATATGCATATATGGGTGATATAGAATTTAAGTCTCATGTAGATAAAGCATTAAATTATATTATCACGAACAATAAAGATAAGGTAAAAAATACTGGATATAGAGATATATTCAAATAA